The genomic interval tgccatttttagaGAGACGCGCAATCACCGAATTTCGTCATAACTCTATAGACGATTTGCTTCGCGAAACGTAGTGACTGATACAGTTCGCTCCTGTGCTGAGCTACCAGTCAAATTTCGGGTGGTTTCAGGTTCAAGGCTTGACATGGTTCGCCCTGTCCCTGGCAGCGATCGTCGTCAAGAACGCCCCCCCGGAAAACTTAACAGAAACCCGCTTCAGGGATCACATTAAATACTCCGAATACTTGAACAAGATCATATACCAGAACTTTCTGAGTGAGCGTCTTGGCCAACGAAACGCAAATGTGCCTACAAGAACTGTCATTTCCAGGTAGCGACGTCCCTGCCAGATCTGAAACTAAGGTGATCCGGCCCCTGGACTTCGAGATATTCTTGTGGATTTACGCTGTTTTCAGTACCATTTGGGTGGTCACGGCTCTCGATTTGCACTTCGGTAAATTACtgataaaatatgtatttttctaaAGTCGGGCATAAAACGACCCTTCGTCGCAGCCGTCAAACGCAGATACCCCAGACAGACGTACAACACCTTGGCAGTGGGAGTCATAGTCCTCCTCACCTCAGTCATCGACTTGGTCTTCTTCGCCTTGCTGGCGAGAGACTTCTCCACCTGCCCTTTCGACCTGGCCGCCGTTCCAACCGAAACGACATCAACGTCCACCACTCTGACGTCACCTGAATCCCCATCGACCACGCTTACCAGTACTACAGTCACCGCAGAGACAGACTCCACCGTCCGGATCGATTTATCGTCAGATCGACCGATTTGGCTCGGTCAACCAGGCGACGTGGCCGGTCCGATGGACTGCCAAGTGGCCAGCGGCATCGTCATGACGCTGGCCGCCCGAGGGTACGTCCTGTGGTTGGTCAACGTGGTTTTGGCCGTCAATCTGCTCTTGATCGGAGTGGAATCTTTGAGGGCTCCCAGGCTCCTCTCGCAGTAAGTGTGAATTCGTGAGGCATCTGCGGTGCGTCTCTCAGAGAATAACGTGTGGTTTTCCGTTTGTACAGCAATAGGAACACGATCCCGAGGGCGAGAATTGGCGATTCCAGCCAGAGGAAAGCGCCGTCGCCGAGCAACGATCTTTACAACGGGAACGGGAGGCATTCCCCTCCCGGGGGAGGGAAGGAGGGGAGGGGTTACCTCGGTACTCCTGTGGCGTTGAACGGCAGGAGTaccaacatttatttttaagagtGGTTGTTCCTCGATAGTAAGGCCCGTTTTGTGTTAATTAATTGAGCGCGCTGTGCGCTGACTAAGCACCTATTTGTCTCCTAATCAGCGAGCGGCCGGCGGTAGGGATAAGGCAGGGAATCGTCCCTTGGGATTTCAGTTTgtgaatttctaaaaatataaacgatGTTCTGTGCAAAAAAAAGTCGACTTTTGGTCGGTGGAAGCCGAGGAGGACCGGACGGGAGTTCCTGGCAAATGGTCTGGTCGCGTTTACGCCCTGGAACTCCGGAACGGTCGGAGGTAAACCGACTCAATTCGCTCGTCCTGTTTACCCATTATCATCGGAATTATCGCCAAATTACACGATCCATTTTAGGGCCCTTATCAAAACAATTGTAACATGATATCATCgagcatttgaaaaatacctTCGATCCCCTCGCCTTTTATCTTTTATCAAAAGTAATCGCTCTAATCAGCGGAATATGAGTCGGTAATGTGGCTTAGAACGCCATTTGATACGGAAACATTACATCACGTGTGTAACTTTATAGTTTCCATAATGAAAACGCTTTGTATCCGCCACGTCGCAATAGATTTCTGAGGGGAAAATGGAGAATTTGGAGGAGAAGAAGTGGAGGGCCGCGTTCGTGAGGAAGGTGTTCGCCGTCTCCGGTGCGGTAAGCAGCAGTTGCGTGAGTCGTTCGATGAGCGAAATTGAGAGCGATTGAACGAACAGGTTCAGGCTTTCTCATGGATTATCCTGGCCACGATTTGCCTGGTCCTGTATTACGTGAAGCCCCGGAGCATCGAGGATTTAGAAAAGAGACCGATGACCTCTGACACCTCATTTAGAGACCTCATATCATTCTATTTGTATAGCTCCGTATTGGGTGAGTGAGGGAAACGGAGACCTTTCCAGAATCCGGATCTCGTGTCATTTCCCATTGCAGACAAAAATGGCAGCACGGAGGGAAGGGTGATATTGCCGCTGAGTTTTCACATAATCTGTTGGATTTATCTGGTTCTGAGCGGTTTGTGGGCAGCCCTTTCGGTTACCGAATGCTTAAGTGAGCGACATTCCTTCGATTCGGAGCCCTCAAGGTCTCACCCGGTGAATTACGAATTTTTACTCAGGTCTCTTCAATAGAAAAAGCCGAAAATTCAGCCGGCACATCCAGACAGCTTTAGGGGTAGTCACCCTTCTGGTCTGCACTTTGGACGCGGTCGTCTTCGCCCTGGCTTTCTACGACTACTACAACATCGATTTCGTTGACTTGAGCCACTTAGAGTCAGACAAGAATGGGGACTGTGATTACCAAATGAATATGGATTTTCAATTAAGGACCATCGTGGGGATGAAAATCAGCTACGGGATACTCTCGACCCTGGCGGCCAGGGGCTACACGCTATGGCTGATCAACGTCGCGGCGGGATTCTACTCCATCGTCAGCCCCATTATGCTGTTCCAGATGCCCCCGCTGTTGCAATAGTACGTACTCATTGATTTCGAAAGGTATTCGAAAAACAAAGGCGTTTTTCAGCGAAGAATCTTCGATTCCAAGGCCGAaatttcaaactaaaaaaCGTACGCAAAAGTCAGCGACGAGGAGCGACGACGGACGGTCCAGCGCGGCCGACGACGAAGAATTCAGGTCGTTCCCCGAGGAGAAGCGCGACTGGTACTACCAAAGGGCGCCGCTGCCCCTAACCTACAACGAACGGGACAACGAAGCGCCCAAATTCGTAAGCTCAAGAAGTAGAACGTCGAGTGGCGGTGGGTACCACCAGTTCTGAACCGCGCCGCGGTGAACTCGAGAACTCGTAGAATAGCTTatcacaccctgtatgtatacaAAGAAACCAATAAAGCAgcgtcgattttttttcccaCCGAGATTCCTGATATCTGAACCTTTTTGTGACGTTTTCGTAGCTATTCAAAGCGTTTGATACACTCCTTGATGTCTCATCGGCTGAACAAATAAAATCAGACAGAAGCTAATTCCGTGAATAGGGCTCCCACGACACGCTGCGATATCCACCAAAATCCGCATCAATAATTCTTACACAGATAAGATAACAGAGGAGCCCTCGATAAGTTTATACGTGATATCACCGAGCTGTCCGCAGCATTCATCAAAGTAGTCCCCATGGAGGAGAGCGAGGCTTCGAGTGAAGGAACCAGTCACAGGTATCATTACTCCCTAGATTCAACTGTTCCATCTTAATCGCCCCCCCGTAGGTCTTCAGGTAGACCCCCAGCTCCAAGAACGCCCGTTGGTCAGCACCCGGACGATGAGTTCTACGACATGGGCCACAAGAACAGGGGCATAGCCCTGATTTTCAATCACACACACTTCGATTCAATTATGTACAAGGAGCGAAAGGGCACCGAACACGACAGCGCTGCCCTGAGAGCATTGCTG from Euwallacea fornicatus isolate EFF26 chromosome 17, ASM4011564v1, whole genome shotgun sequence carries:
- the LOC136344547 gene encoding uncharacterized protein: MENLEEKKWRAAFVRKVFAVSGAVQAFSWIILATICLVLYYVKPRSIEDLEKRPMTSDTSFRDLISFYLYSSVLDKNGSTEGRVILPLSFHIICWIYLVLSGLWAALSVTECLSLFNRKSRKFSRHIQTALGVVTLLVCTLDAVVFALAFYDYYNIDFVDLSHLESDKNGDCDYQMNMDFQLRTIVGMKISYGILSTLAARGYTLWLINVAAGFYSIVSPIMLFQMPPLLQYEESSIPRPKFQTKKRTQKSATRSDDGRSSAADDEEFRSFPEEKRDWYYQRAPLPLTYNERDNEAPKFVSSRSRTSSGGGYHQF
- the LOC136344545 gene encoding uncharacterized protein, with the protein product MFFSRDREKFVRAVGVLIVVQGLTWFALSLAAIVVKNAPPENLTETRFRDHIKYSEYLNKIIYQNFLSSDVPARSETKVIRPLDFEIFLWIYAVFSTIWVVTALDLHFAVKRRYPRQTYNTLAVGVIVLLTSVIDLVFFALLARDFSTCPFDLAAVPTETTSTSTTLTSPESPSTTLTSTTVTAETDSTVRIDLSSDRPIWLGQPGDVAGPMDCQVASGIVMTLAARGYVLWLVNVVLAVNLLLIGVESLRAPRLLSHNRNTIPRARIGDSSQRKAPSPSNDLYNGNGRHSPPGGGKEGRGYLGTPVALNGRSTNIYF